Genomic DNA from Oncorhynchus clarkii lewisi isolate Uvic-CL-2024 chromosome 5, UVic_Ocla_1.0, whole genome shotgun sequence:
CCATCCCCTCCTTCTGCCACTACGTGTTCCCGCTGTGCGACGAGGGGGCTCGGGGCCCGCGGCGCCGCCAGCTGTGCCGTGATGAGTGCGAGGCACTAGAGAACGAGTTGTGCTACTCCGAGTACACCATCGCCCGCTCCAACCCTCTCATCCTTATGCAGCTGGAACTGCCCAGCTGCCACCTGCTGCCCCACCCGAGCTCGCCCGACGCTGCCAACTGCATGAGGATCGGGGTGCCCCTGGACAAGCTGGGCACATGTAAGTGGACAATagacatagacacatagacatgAACACATAAGACAAGGACATGTAGGTGGACACCTGAACACAAACATACAGGCAGAGGTGGACAGACGGATAGACAGACACAGGTTGTCGCCTATATTTTGTAATATGCACATTTTTGAATTACATTTCATTACATCATCAGGTCAAGGAACTATGGTTGTTTGTATTGTGTATCTAGGGGGCCCTCTTGTGGCATTTCTGGAAATTGTTACTTTGGCACATTTAGGTAGGGAGAACAACATTTAAAGAAACTCAACACAACTTCAAACTTGCTTCTTCTTCCTTATTTGATTTCCTGGCAGTTATAATTCAAACATTGTAAAAACATAGATGAAGTCATCCAAAACTAACTTTTAATCTTCGTGAAAGATTCGCCAACAGATCACAGCTGCTACAATGGCAGCGGAGCCAACTACAAGGGCACGGTGAGCGTCTCCAAGTCGGGCTACCCCTGCCAGTCGTGGAGTGCCCAGTACCCCCACAGCCACCACCTGTCCCCCGTGGAGTATCCTGAGCTGCGAGGGGGCCACAACTTCTGCCGTAACCCCGGGGGCCAGATGGAGGGTCCCTGGTGCTTCACCCTTGACCAGCAGGTCAGAGTGGACCTGTGCGACGTCCGCCCCTGCAGTGAGTACTGAACCCTCATGGCTGGCCATTGATTTCCATGGAAAATACTCCTGGGCTACAGCACCCACATACTTATTTACTAAACTTAATAAGAGCTGAGCATGTCTTTTTAGAATTTTGTCACcgatttgccccccccccctcccccccacacttCACATAAAAGGTGTGAGATCTAAGAGTCCCAGTCTGGTGGAAAATGTTAGGATGAGTAGTAAAAAAgtaatgtgtttgtttgtgatgCCAGTGGTACCATATGTGCATAATGATAGTGTTACCTTTTACTACATGCCATGCCATTCCTCTTACATGAGTACACTTGGACGTTTCTACATTGCATTATATGTACACACATAATAGGCCGGTTTTTCCGGACCCAGATAAAACCTTTAATGAACTAAAATCTAGGCTCAGtgaagaatctccattgaaagtgctttTCAGTCCAAGAATCTGAATCTGGAAAATCTGCATTTAATCAATAAAAACACTAAAGTAGTTAACTCAGCAAGGCCCAGTTCAATGTAGAGTCAGCAATACAGTAAAGTAAAACCGCAATATCGGGTCAATTTCCAAACAAATAAATTCCTCTGTTTTGGTCCCATAGCTACCACATTGCAGCGTGAAGTGTGTCTGTGTAGATGTGCAGATACACTGTGTGAGAGCAAAGTCTTTCAACGTGTTCACTACCTAAATGTGTGAGGTGCTGCTTGCGGCGACATTATACTACTGAGTGTCAGTTTAAGGCTGACTAAAGGCATACCCTGTTTGACCTTTGCCCTCCAGCTCCGCCAGAGAACCTGAAGAAGGAGATCCTGTACATCTTGATCCCCAGCATCGCCATCCCACTGGTCATCGCCTGCCTTTTCTTCCTGGTCTGCATGTGCCGCAACAAGCAGAAGGAGCCCACTGACACTCCCCCTCGCCGTCAGCTCACTGCCTCGCCCAGCCAGGACATGGAGCTGCCACTGCTCAACCAGCACAAGCACCAGGTGGGCTAGCTACAGTCATAAGGGCTAACTACTGTAATGTATGCTAACTACTGTCATATGGGCTAGCTACTGTCATATGGGCTAGCTACTGTCATATGGGCTAGCTACTGTCATATGGGGTTGGCTAGCTACTGTCATATGGGGTAGCTACTGTCATGGGGTTGGCTAGCTACTGTCATATGGGGTTGGCTAGCTACTGTCATATGGGGTTGGCTAGCTACTGTCATATGGGGCTAGCTACCATCATATGGGGCTAGCTACCGTAATATGGGGTTGGCTAGCTACTGTCATATGGGCTAGCTACTGTCATATGGTGTTGGCTAGCTACTGTCATATGGTGTTGGCTAGCTACTGTCATATGGTGTTGGCTAGCTACTGTCATATGGGGTTGGCTAGCTACTGTCATATGGTGTTGGCTAGCTACTGTCACATGGGGTTAACTACTGTCATATGGGGGTAACTAGTGTCACATGGGGTAACTAGTGTCATATGGGGGTAACTACTGTCATATGGGCTAGCTACTGTCATATGGGGTTGGCTAACTACTGTCATATGGGCTAGCTACTGTCATATGGGCTAGCTACTGTCATGGGGTTGGCTAGCTACTGTCATATGGGCTAGCTACTGTCATATGGGCTAGCTACTGTCAAGGGGTTGGCTAGCTACTGTCATATGGGCTAGCTACTGTCATATGGGCTAGCTACTGTCATATGGTGTTGGCTAGCTACTGTCATATGGGGTTGGCTAGCTACTGTCATATGGGGTTGGCTAGCTACTGTCATGGTGTTGGCTAGCTACTGTCATATGGTGTTGGCTAGCTACTGTCATATGGTGTTGGCTAGCTACTGTCATATGGGGTTGGCTAGCTACTGTCATATGGGCTAGCTACTGTCATGGTGTTGGCTAGCTACTGTCATATGGTGTTGGCTAGCTACTGTCACATGGGGTTAACTACTGTCATATGGGGGTAACTAGTGTCACATGGGGTAACTAGTGTCATATGGGGGTAACTACTGTCATATGAGCTAGCTACTGTCATATGGGGTTGGCTAACTACTGTCATATGGGCTAGCTACTGTCATATGGGCTAGCTACTGTCATGGGGTTGGCTAGCTACTGTCATATGGGCTAGCTACTGTCATATGGGCTAGCTACTGTCAAGGGGTTGGCTAGCTACTGTCATATGGGCTAGCTACTGTCATATGGGCTAGCTACTGTCATATGGTGTTGGCTAGCTACTGTCATATGGGGTTGGCTAGCTACTGTCATATGGGGTTGGCTAGCTACTGTCATATGGGGTTGGCTAGCTACTGTCATATGGTGTTGGCTAGCTACTGTCATATGGTGTTGGCTAGCTACTGTCATATGGTGTTGGCTAGCTACTGTCATATGGTGTTGGCTAGCTACTGTCATATGGTGTTGGCTAGCTACTGTCATATTGGGGTTAACTACTGTCATATGGGGGTAACTAGTGTCACATGGGGGTAACTAGTGTCACATGGGGGTAACTAGTGTCACATGGGGGTAACTACTGTCGTATGGGGGCAACTACTGCCATATGGGGGCAACTACTGCCATATGGGGGCAACTACTGCCATATGGGGGCAACTAGTGCCATATGGGGGCAACTAGTGCCATATGGGGGCAACTAGTGCCATATGGGGGCAACTAGTGCCATATGGGGGCAACCAGTGCCATATGGGGGCAACTAGTGCCATATGGGGGCAACCAGTGTCATATGGGGGCAACTAGTGTCATATGGGGGCAACTAGTGTCATATGGGGGCAACTAGTGTCATATGGGGTTAACTAGTGTCATATGGGGTTAACTAGTGTCATATGGGGTTAACTAGTGTCATATGGGGTTAACTAGTGTCATATGGGGTCAACTAGTGTCATATGGGGTCAACTAGTGTCATATGGGGTCAACTAGTGTCATATGGGGTCAACTAGTGTCATATGGGGTTAACTAGTGTCATATGGGGTTAACTAGTGTCATATGGGGTTAACTAGTGTCATATGGGCTAAATACAGTCACATGGGCTAGCTGGTGAACTCTAATGaccttatcctttgcagcagagttaactctgatcttcctttcctgtggcggtcctcataccATCAtattggtttttgcgactgcacttgttccagattgactgactgtcatgtcttaaagtagtgatggactgtcatttctctttgcttatttgagctgttcttgccatgatatggacttggtattttaccaaatagggctatcttctgtataccaccccttccttgtaacacaactgattggctcaaatgcattaagaaggaaagatattccacaaattaacttttaacaagtcacacctgttaattgaaatgcattccaggtgactacctcatgaagctggttgagagaatgccaagagtgtgaaaagctgtcatcaaggcaaatggtggttactttgaagaatcaaaaatgttaaatatattttgattgtttaccacttttggttactacatgattacatatgtcttttttcatagttttgatgtcttcactattattctacaatgtagaaaatactaaaaacaaagaaaaacccttgaatgagtaggtgtgtccaaacttttgactgttattGTATGTGTTATTTTAACATCAGCATGAATCAGTGTCAGTTTAAAAAAtactctaattctctctctgttttccccttGTGACCCAGGCAAAGCTGCGGGAGATCAACCTCTCAGCGGTGCGCTTCATGGAGGAGCTGGGCGAGGACCGCTTCGGCAAGGTCTACAAGGGCCACCTATACGGCACGGCGCCCGGCGAGCAGACCCAGGTGGTGGCCATCAAGACGGTCAAGGACAAGGACGAGGGCACTCTCCGCGAGGAGTTCCGCCACGAGGCCATGTTGCGCTCGCGCCTCCAGCACCCCAACATCGTGTGCCTGCTGGGCGTGGTGACCAAAGAGCAACCCATCAGCATGATCTTCAGCTACTCGGGCCTGGGCGATCTACACGAGTTTCTGGTCATGCGCTCGCCACACTCAGATGTGGGCAGCTCGGATGACGACAAGACGGTGAAGTCCACGCTGGAGCAGGCCGACTTCCTGCACGTGGTGACACAGGTGGCCGCCGGCATGGAGTATCTGTCCAGCCACCACGTGGTACACAAGGATCTGGCTACCCGCAACATCTTGGTCTGCGACAAGCTCAACGTCAAGATCCTGGACCTGGGCCTCTTCCGGGAGGTCTACTCAGCCGACTACTACAAGCTGATGGGCACCAGCCCCTTCCCCATCCGCTGGATGTCCCCGGAGGCTATCATGTACGGGAAGTTTTCTACCGACTCGGACATCTGGTCCTACGGTGTGGTGCTGTGGGAGATCTTCAGCTACGGCCTGCAGCCCTACTGCGGCTACTCCAACCAGGACGTCATCGAGATGGTGCGCAACCGTCAGGTGCTGGCCTGTCCCGACGACTGCCCCGCCTGGATCTACACACTCATGCTAGAGTGCTGGAGCGAGTTCCCGGCACGCCGCCCACGCTTTAAGGACATCCACACTCGCCTGCGCACCTGGGAGAGCCTGTCCAACTACAACAGCTCGGCTCAGACCTCGGGCACCAGCAACACCACCCAGACCAGCTCCCTGAGCACCAGCCCCATCAGTAACATCAGCATGAGTGCAACCAATGCCGCGCGCTACGCCAACCCCAAGAAGAACTCTCCCTTCCCCCAGCCCCAGTTCATGCCCATGAAGGGCCAGATGCACCGGCCCATGCTGCAGCAGCACCCGCAGCAGCTCTACATCCCGGTCAACGGCTACCAGCCCATGCCGGCGTACCCATACATGCAGAACTTCTACCCCATGCAGATGTCCATGCACCAAATGGCGCACCAGCAGATGGCGCACCACCCGCCGCAGATGGTGGCCAAGGCAGGATCGCACCACAGCGGCAGCGGCTCCACCTCCACGGGTTACGTCACCACGGCGCCCTCCAACGCCTCAGGTACGGAGCGAGCGGCCTTGCTCAGCGATAGCCCCAAGGCAAACATGGAGGACATGGCGGACGGTGCGTCCCAGAATGGGCTGGGGCATGGAGAGGACACAACAGTCCCCGAAACTGAATTACTGGGTGATAATGACCTGCCACAGACTGACGACATGGAGATGCACTCGGAGGCATAGGGGGACCGAAAGTCTGGAGGACTGGGGAACAAACTAGAGCTGAAATGCTCTGTGAACTTAATTTGTTTGAGTTCAATTGAGCGCCATGAATAAGTGAAGGGAACGCATTGGAAAAACAGTGACTGAATGTTATTTATGGGTTGTTTAGTTGTCACTGGTGCATCCGAATGATATCAGTGTCTCAGGTTCTTCCCTGCAGGACCCCTTTAGCGAAGTGTCATAAAACGAACCCTGAACCCTGAAAGCCGCTCGACAGAAAACGTCAATGAAGAGAACCATTTTCACCATTTGGGCTGCGGGTGCAACCGGCATGGACAGTGTTCTCACTTTGTTGCAAAGCCATTCAGAAGAATTTAGGTTCTTACTGTTTCTGTGCAACATTAATTATTTTCTTTTCGACAAAGGATTCCTGAAGTTGCCTTGTGTTAATGTTTTCAAAATGTTCAATTGTATAGTAGTAGGCCTACTCCAGAGACGATTTTACTGTGGTTTTACGTGAGACAGGAGTGTGTCAATTTGGCAGAATGTATGATGAATGGACAGAAACATTTATTGGGAGTTTACAGGacaattccaccacttttcaacctccaTTTTCATTGTCTTAATATGTCTATATATGTTAAAATGGCACATGACATCATCAAAAGTTCAAATGTTTAAAAAGTGATTTTTAGAAACTCGTTGCCGATTTTGAAAATCGACGTCTTACTTTTAATCAAAAAAAAAATCGTACTTTTAATCCATACCATGTtatgtcacagagaagcatttGTTAGGACCACGGATCATAGAAATGCATGCAGTATGGAGATACTGGTAATGTGCTGGaaataatgaatatgaggttgaaaagtggcagAATTGCCCTATTAAAACCTTCCTTAGATACAGTATTTTGGAATAAAACTTTATCAAATAATTGTTATACTCAGTAGATTGATATTGCTCATGGAACATGGATGTGTCACTCACTACTCAACATACATCATGTGATAAGACAAGAAAGAACTGTACATGATAAGTATATTAGCGTGGGAATTGTTGATGTTTAGCCTTATTCCGTTTGAGCCTTATGCTCATATTCTCTTTCTTATGGGCTTGTATGTTACACGTTGCTCAACTTCAACTTTGATACCCTGTTTTACAGATTTGTAATTtatg
This window encodes:
- the LOC139408296 gene encoding tyrosine-protein kinase transmembrane receptor ROR2 isoform X2, which produces MAWIKSGVLIKLFKSFLIAVVLAPSLRSAAEADPSLSQPVESEGLAEAQSGAAPSAEGYFLEFQEPVNNITIVQGQAATLHCKVTGNPRPTIRWLKNDAPVVQEQGRISIRKTDAGSKLRITDLDTTDTGYYQCVASNPVKVISGTGVLYVKLGQSPTHEPNEATHEKGFCQPYLGIACARFIGNRSIYVESLQMQGESENRITAAFTMIGTSTQLSDQCSKFAIPSFCHYVFPLCDEGARGPRRRQLCRDECEALENELCYSEYTIARSNPLILMQLELPSCHLLPHPSSPDAANCMRIGVPLDKLGTYHSCYNGSGANYKGTVSVSKSGYPCQSWSAQYPHSHHLSPVEYPELRGGHNFCRNPGGQMEGPWCFTLDQQVRVDLCDVRPCTPPENLKKEILYILIPSIAIPLVIACLFFLVCMCRNKQKEPTDTPPRRQLTASPSQDMELPLLNQHKHQAKLREINLSAVRFMEELGEDRFGKVYKGHLYGTAPGEQTQVVAIKTVKDKDEGTLREEFRHEAMLRSRLQHPNIVCLLGVVTKEQPISMIFSYSGLGDLHEFLVMRSPHSDVGSSDDDKTVKSTLEQADFLHVVTQVAAGMEYLSSHHVVHKDLATRNILVCDKLNVKILDLGLFREVYSADYYKLMGTSPFPIRWMSPEAIMYGKFSTDSDIWSYGVVLWEIFSYGLQPYCGYSNQDVIEMVRNRQVLACPDDCPAWIYTLMLECWSEFPARRPRFKDIHTRLRTWESLSNYNSSAQTSGTSNTTQTSSLSTSPISNISMSATNAARYANPKKNSPFPQPQFMPMKGQMHRPMLQQHPQQLYIPVNGYQPMPAYPYMQNFYPMQMSMHQMAHQQMAHHPPQMVAKAGSHHSGSGSTSTGYVTTAPSNASGTERAALLSDSPKANMEDMADGASQNGLGHGEDTTVPETELLGDNDLPQTDDMEMHSEA
- the LOC139408296 gene encoding tyrosine-protein kinase transmembrane receptor ROR2 isoform X1, which translates into the protein MAWIKSGVLIKLFKSFLIAVVLAPSLRSAAEADPSLSQPVESEGLAEAQSGAAPSAEGYFLEFQEPVNNITIVQGQAATLHCKVTGNPRPTIRWLKNDAPVVQEQGRISIRKTDAGSKLRITDLDTTDTGYYQCVASNPVKVISGTGVLYVKLGQSPTHEPNEATHEKGFCQPYLGIACARFIGNRSIYVESLQMQGESENRITAAFTMIGTSTQLSDQCSKFAIPSFCHYVFPLCDEGARGPRRRQLCRDECEALENELCYSEYTIARSNPLILMQLELPSCHLLPHPSSPDAANCMRIGVPLDKLGTYSPTDHSCYNGSGANYKGTVSVSKSGYPCQSWSAQYPHSHHLSPVEYPELRGGHNFCRNPGGQMEGPWCFTLDQQVRVDLCDVRPCTPPENLKKEILYILIPSIAIPLVIACLFFLVCMCRNKQKEPTDTPPRRQLTASPSQDMELPLLNQHKHQAKLREINLSAVRFMEELGEDRFGKVYKGHLYGTAPGEQTQVVAIKTVKDKDEGTLREEFRHEAMLRSRLQHPNIVCLLGVVTKEQPISMIFSYSGLGDLHEFLVMRSPHSDVGSSDDDKTVKSTLEQADFLHVVTQVAAGMEYLSSHHVVHKDLATRNILVCDKLNVKILDLGLFREVYSADYYKLMGTSPFPIRWMSPEAIMYGKFSTDSDIWSYGVVLWEIFSYGLQPYCGYSNQDVIEMVRNRQVLACPDDCPAWIYTLMLECWSEFPARRPRFKDIHTRLRTWESLSNYNSSAQTSGTSNTTQTSSLSTSPISNISMSATNAARYANPKKNSPFPQPQFMPMKGQMHRPMLQQHPQQLYIPVNGYQPMPAYPYMQNFYPMQMSMHQMAHQQMAHHPPQMVAKAGSHHSGSGSTSTGYVTTAPSNASGTERAALLSDSPKANMEDMADGASQNGLGHGEDTTVPETELLGDNDLPQTDDMEMHSEA